Genomic DNA from Gemmatimonadales bacterium:
TGCGCCAATCTAGCAGCGGAAGCGCGAGGCCATCAACGAGGTCCCACTCGCCACGGCGGGATGCCCAGCCACCGGACGGGCCACCCGTTCGGAAGGGGGGTTGGCGTCCCCGGAAGCAGCGAGGCGGCACCCGGTCCCCGACGCCGACTCGCTTCCCGGTGTCCAACAGGGTTGATTCCAGCGGTTGGCAGGCTCGATTGGCTTGGCACACACCGGAGGCATTGCATGCGACTCGGTTCCCGCATCACGTTGCCCGTGCTGGCGCTCGGCATCTGCTTCGCCGCCACCGGCCGGGCGCAGCAGCCCGCGACCACGACGGAGTACCCCGGGCTCCAGACCGGGAAGATGTGGACCTTCGACGCTCCGCCGCTCGACTACTGGGCCCGGCGCTACAACTTCCACCCGACGCAGGCCTGGCTCGACCACGCCCGCCTCTCGGCGGTCCGGATTCCGGGCTGCACCGCATCGTTCGTCTCCCCCGACGGGCTGATCATGTCGAACCACCACTGCGCGCGCGGTTGCGCCGACGCGGTGACCCGCCCCGGCGAGGACTTCCTGGCCAACGGCTTCTACGCGCCGACCCGCGCCGAGGAGCGAGCCTGCCCCAACTTCACGGTGGACCAGCTGGTCGAGATCACCGACGTCACGGCCGCGGTGAACGGCGCCGCGCCGGCCGGCGCCACGGCCGAGCGGGCCTCGGCCGCACGCGACTCGGCGACGGACGCCATCCAGAGCCGCTGCGAGCAGGGCACGCCCAACAGCCACTGCGAAGTGATCGACATGTACCACGGCGGCCAGTACAAGCTGTACCGGTTCCACCGCTGGACCGAGGCGCGTCTGGTGTTCGTGCCGGAGACCGACGCGGCCTCCTTCGGCGGCGATCCGGACAACTTCACCTATCCCCGTCACGACATGGACGTGTCGTTCATCCGCGTGTACGAGAACGGCCAGCCGGCGAAGATCGAGCACTACTACCGCTGGAGCCGCGACGGCTCGAAGGAAGGCGACCTGGTGTTCGTGGTCGGCAACCCCGGCAACACCAGCCGCCTGATGACGATCGCCCAGCTCGAGTACCTGCGGGACATCCAGTATCCGGCGATCCTCGCGCAGCTCAATGCGCAGGTCGCGGTCTTCCAGCAGCTGGCCCGGCTGAGCCCCGAGCGGGCCCGTGCCGTCGAGAACACCATCTTCTACCTGCAGAACTCGCAGAAGGCGTACATCGGCTACCAGGCCGGCCTGCTGGACAACCGGCTCCTGGAGCAGAAGCGCGCCTGGGAGCGCGACTTCCGCGCCAGGGTCGACGCCAACCCGGATCTGAAGCGCCAATACGGGGCCGCGTGGGACGACCTCGCGCGCATCAAGGCCGAGGAGCGGACGCTGGACGTGCGCAGCCGCTACTACGGGTTCGCCGGCTATCGCTCGCGGCTGCTCAACATGGCCGGCGCTCTGGTGCGCCTGCCCGTCGAGACCGCCAAGCCCGACAGCGCGCGGCTGCCGGCCTACCAGGACGCGAACCGCCCCAACCTGGAGCGGATGCTCGCCAGTCCCGCCCCGATCGACACCACGCAGGAGATCGCGCTCCTGACCGCGTACTTCACCGCGATGGCGCGCGAGCTGCCCGCCACCGACCCCGTGCGCCGCGCCGCCCTGGGCGGC
This window encodes:
- a CDS encoding S46 family peptidase gives rise to the protein MRLGSRITLPVLALGICFAATGRAQQPATTTEYPGLQTGKMWTFDAPPLDYWARRYNFHPTQAWLDHARLSAVRIPGCTASFVSPDGLIMSNHHCARGCADAVTRPGEDFLANGFYAPTRAEERACPNFTVDQLVEITDVTAAVNGAAPAGATAERASAARDSATDAIQSRCEQGTPNSHCEVIDMYHGGQYKLYRFHRWTEARLVFVPETDAASFGGDPDNFTYPRHDMDVSFIRVYENGQPAKIEHYYRWSRDGSKEGDLVFVVGNPGNTSRLMTIAQLEYLRDIQYPAILAQLNAQVAVFQQLARLSPERARAVENTIFYLQNSQKAYIGYQAGLLDNRLLEQKRAWERDFRARVDANPDLKRQYGAAWDDLARIKAEERTLDVRSRYYGFAGYRSRLLNMAGALVRLPVETAKPDSARLPAYQDANRPNLERMLASPAPIDTTQEIALLTAYFTAMARELPATDPVRRAALGGRSPADAVRAMVAATTIGTAEQRHALLEGGSAAVAASDDPFIKLARVIDPLGRPILKRMNTLQSQEEENGALVARALLAVFGNTVAPDATFSLRISDGEVARYPYNGTFGQPYTTFYGLYDRSFGFAQQAPWNLAPRWLAARTQVNLATPLNGVSTNDITGGNSGSPLINRDGEIVGLIFDGNIEQLPLDFIFLEATGRSVWVDSRGIVEALRHVYDAGTLADELARGNQ